In Candidatus Electrothrix scaldis, the genomic window TCTGGACTGATCAAAACGGTGCAGTCCGAGGATCAGCTGCTCAGTGTGCTTGCGCATGAAGTAGGTCATGTGGTGAGCAGGCACCTTTCCAGGCGTATAGCTAAGCAGGGCAAGGTCACAGCAGCCAGTCTTCTTTTTGGCCTTGCCAGTCTTGCCGTGGGGAATCCGGCCCTGACCCAGGGGCTGTTCACCGGGGCTCTGGCCGCTAATCAGACAGCTGGGCTCAGTTTCTCTCGCCAGGATGAAGAACAGGCCGATCGGCTGGCTTTTGGTTGGCTGAAAATCATGGGGCGTAATCCGAATGCGATGGAAGAAATGCTCAAATCCATGCGGAGGATTACCCGCTATCGTTCTGAACAGCTCCCTCCCTACCTCTTGACCCATCCGAATCCAGAGGACCGCTTGGACTATGTGCAATCCCTGTTGGAGCTTGAGCGAAGAAAATTGGACGCAAAGCCTTATCCTGAAGATTTGGGGTCCTTTTCATTTTTGCGTTTTAAATATCGGGTCTTGAGTCAGTCTATAGATTCTGAAGATTTACGGGTGCATTGTGCCAATACCTTAGCCTCGACCGAGGAAGGGGTGCGGATGGCAATGGCCCATTATGGTTTATTTTTGCTTAATGTTAAGGAAAATAGCTTTGAGGAAGCACAGAAGCATTTAGCCGTTGTGCAAAACGAGTTTCCTGGACGGGATATTCTCAATGTTGATCTTTCAGCACTGTACATTGACGCAGGTGAAGTTGACAAGGCTGTTCCTCTGTTACGAAGGATGTATGAGCGTGACCCCACTGATATGTATTGCACCTTTAAGCTGGCCACGGCAATGGCTATGCAGGGGCGGTATGAAGAAGCGGAGAAGTTCTATTTGGAAGTAGCAAAGAATATTCCTGAATATTCTCAGGTGTATTACGAGCTTGCTCGGGTGAAATCCAGTCAGAAAAAAAGGGGGATAAGTACCTTTTACTTGGCAAAATACTATCTGTACGAGGGGCGAGTAAAGTATGCAAAACAATACCTGCATAGGCTGGAAAAGGATGCTCAGATCCCAGCAGTCATGCAGGAAGAGGTAAAGGCGATTCTTAAACGCTTAGAAGAGCTTGAGGACGCATAATATTCCGCTTGTACGGAAACAAGAGCAATCAGATCAGATGATAGGTTATGTTAAAAAGATTTTCAGTGTCACTAGAGGAGCATCTCCTGGATCAATTTGATGATTACATCAGTAGGCACCGCTATTCCAACCGTTCAGAAGCCATTCGTGATCTGATTAGGAATAAACTGGTGAACGAAAAATGGCAACAGGACAGCGAAGTCGTGGGTGTTGTAACCTTGGTATATGATCATCATCAGGCCCAGTTGCAGGAGCGAATTACAGAGATTCAGCATGATTATTATCGTTTAATTACCTCGACCACCCATGTGCATATGGACCATCATAATTGTCTGGAGGTGACCATTGTCAAGGGAAACGCCTTTGCTGTCCAGGAGCTGGCAGAGAATATGATCGCTTTGCGGGGAGTAAAAAGCGGCAACCTGACAATGTCCAGCACGGGCGGAGACTTGCATTAATGGCAGAGGTGAGAGATGTGACGAACATGAGGTGGTATGGAGTATAGAACTGGGTCTATCGGTCGGGTTTTGACCATTCGTTTTGACCACGGAGAAGATTTTCTGGCAGGGCTTCGGGAGGTCATCCTCAGGGAAAAGATCCATAGCGCTTGGTTTCAGGTGATTGGTGCCCTGGATAAGGCTGGCGTGGTGATCGGTCCCAAAGAACCCGTCATCCCACCAGACCCGATTTGGCAGGATGTGGATGGTGTAAGCGAGCTTGTCGGTTGCGGATCTGTGCATATGGATGGTGAGGAGCCAAAGATCCATATGCACGGGGTCTTAGGCGAGCACGGTAAAACGCTTACTGGCTGTATTCGGAGGGATAGTCGGGTTTACCTCGTGCTTGAGGTCGTTGTTTTTGAGTTGCTGGGAATCAATGCAGCTCGTCCCTGGGATGATACTGCGGGGATCAGTCGCCTGATTTTTCATTAGAACCGGGCGAGCAGCAGCCAACAACAGGAGGCTCCCCACCAGCTGAAGCTGGTGAGGAGGTACCTCTCTTTCCTCTCCTAACAGGTTTCTTCGCTTTCCGTAGCTGCTGGATGGTTCATATGGTGATGCAGCACCTCTGCCGGAAGATGAATGTCGAACAAGGCGTTGACGATTTTTATCAGAAAAAAGAAGGCCAGCAGGGGAAGAAGCACAACCTGGATGAGCAGAATGCCCACATAGAGAAAAGTGAGTTGCAGAAGGCTTTCAATTATCCCACCCATATTATTGGCAACCAGCGCCAGCGCTTTCTTCAATTCTCCTGACTTTTCTTTGAGAAATGTAGCTGTTCCAAAAAGACCATCAGGCAATGAGATCTCCTTGAGTGTATCTAATTTTTTGGAATCAAGAGCCAGCTTTGTACTTACCTCGTCAATCTGGGGGGTGAAAAAATTCGTATTGATGAATTCATTGGCCAGTGAGGAGAGGGGAAGGAAAAAGCGGGCAATAAGGATGAGCAGGGCAAAGCGAGTTACTGTCTTATGTAGAAAAACCAACTTGGTGCTGTTAAACCAGACCAGAAGAGAGAGCAAGAAGAGAAAGACCGCAAGCACAGGCGGTGCCAGTGATATTCCCATTTCATAGGCCAGTTTTTGCACACCCAGCGAAGTAATTGCGGTAACCAGAACATCCGACAGACGCTCGGTCATGTCATCAATGGGGTCTAAGGCCTGCCCCACAGCCAAAGATATACCCACTCCGGCAGGTTCCAGGTGCAGGTTGGATTCCTTGATAATAGAAATAGAGGCATTGATGACCCGGCAGGTAGCATAGGAAATTCCTCCTTTGCTGATCGCCTCCCGGAAATAATTATCTGCTGCCGTGTCCATCAGTGGAATTTTTAGGCTAGGTGACAGAAAGAGCAGCAGTGCAGCGATAATTCCTAATGCTGAGAAAATTCCCTTTTGCAGTATTGTTTTCTTCATCTTCCCTTTTTCGTCTTGAATTTTCATGAGTACTCCTCTCTTTCTTGATCATTCCATCATATGAACACGCTCGCAGTCCGGGCAAATCCAGGTTGGCCCGTTGCTGATTCCCCATTTGTTTTCTGTAAAGCAGTCCGGGCAGATGGCAAAACCGCATGTGCAACTCCAACAGAAGGGGAAATCTTTTTTACAGCAATGGCAGGTGTTGTTCTTTTTGCGCCTGCGGCGGCGGGTATCCTGTGCATTATTTGTCATGAATGTGTTTGTGTTATTCAGCTTTGCTGATGATTATGGGGGTGGCTGCCACAGGTGTGGGCGTGCCGATGGAGGTGAAGATGGGTTGTGTCTCCGTGCCTGATTTGACCCTGATCTAACATATAGAGACTGTCGCAAGTTGAACTCAAAAAATCCCAATCATGGGAGATAATCATATAGGCGATATCCAGTTTATTGAGGATCTTTATCAGTCTTTTCCGAATTTCCTTATCAAGGTTATTGGTTGGTTCATCCAGCAGCATGGCTTCCGGTTGCATAGAAAGTACTGTGGCCAAAGAGACCAATTTCTTTTCGCCACCTGAAAGACGATGGGTAACACGGTTCGCCAGATTGCTCAACCCCAGATCCTTGAGGGTTCTGTGGGAAATTTCCAGCGCTTCTTCAGGGGGCTTGCCGAGATTCAAGGGACCAAAGGCAACGTCCTCAATCACCGTAGGAGAAAAAAGTTGGTCATCCGCACTTTGAAAAACCAGTCCGATGCTTTTGCGGAGGTCTTTGAGCTCCTCTTTCCCGTTCATTTTTTTCCCCTTAAAGAGCACCTCGCCCTCGGTAGGGCGATGTAAGCCCATAATCAGGTGGAGGAGCGTGGTCTTGCCACTGCCGTTAGGGCCGATCAATCCCAGCCGCTGCTGGTAATCTATGCTCAGGTCAATCTGATGAAGGACATCTCTTCCTTCTGGATAGGAGAATGAAACGTTGTCCAGCTGAATAAGTGGTGATGTGAGGGGCATGAGTCGGTGTCGGGCTTCTATGGCCTAGTATACGATATGGTAGTTTTGACAAGATAGCTCTGTGTAGAGCTACCATTTTTTTGAGCGATGTTCAAACCTTCTTCTACAAGAGAAAAAATCCTTGCTTGGTTTCTTGTTTTACGGGCGGGGATTGCGCAACAGAAATAAAAAAACGCCGACCTGTATGAGGACGGCGTTTTCAAGGATGAGGCAGGAGACGACCTTGTGGAATCAGGCCGCCATGCACACTTGCTGAGGCAAGGGCGGGAGCAAGATGCCAGGGATATAAGAAGGCTTTTTGTTGCCCTTTGGCACTTTGTTTCCCTGGACCACAGGCTGGAGAATGCTTCCACGTTTGTGGAATTTTACGTACTCCCAGCAGTCGGGGTTATCAATAATGGTTTGCATCAGGAGGTGATGCAGGCCGTGTCCAGAGCGATTCGCAATAACATGACCCAGGACCGGGCTGCCCAACAGAGCCAAGTCCCCAACGAGGTCTAGCATTTTGTGGCGAATAAACTCATCCTCAAAGCGGAGACCGTCCTCATTGAGAACAGATTTGCGGTCCCAGTGGATGGCAATAACATTTTGCAGGGTTCCGCCAAGGGCGAGGCCATTTCTCCACAGTTCTTCTACCTGCTCGACAAAACCAAAGGTTCTGGCCTCGGCAATTTCATTGATGAAGCGTTCTGGGGTGAGTTCGGCGCTGTAGCTCTGTTCGCTGAGAAGGTCGTTGTCGCCGAATTTGATGGTGCCGCTGATTTTGAATCCCTTATAGGGTTCAATGCGGATGGATTTATCACCGTCAGTCAGGGAGATTGGTTTGGTGATACGGAGAACTTTACGCAGGGCGCGTTGTTTTTTCAGACCGCCTTTTTTCAGGAGGTGAATGAATGGACCGGCGCTACCGTCCATGATGGGTACTTCGTGTGAGTCTATATCAATAGTTGCATTATCAATGCCTGCGCCGTGGAGAGCGGCCATCAGATGCTCGGTTGTGGAAATTTTTTCCAGCCCGTTACTGATGGTGGTTGCCAGGGTGGTGTCAACGATCTGTTCCATTCGTGCTGGAATGGCTGGTTTATTTGTAAGATCAGACCGATAAAAACAAATTCCTTGGTTTTCTCCGGCAGGTTTGATGGTCATTTTTACCTGCCTGCCTGTGTGGAGTCCAATGCCTTGACAGGTCACGGAACGTCGTAGTGTGTGTTGATGTGCTTTTATATTGATAGACATGTGATTACCTCATCCTCACCTTTTTTCAGCTATGTTCTTCAGGCATAGCAGCTTCCTTTTGTTCTTCTTTGATGCAAAAAGGAAGCCAAAAAGATGTTTTTTTATTTTTTACGACATGCATCCATGATTGCCGCCCATATTCAATCTGATAGC contains:
- a CDS encoding ABC transporter ATP-binding protein, whose protein sequence is MPLTSPLIQLDNVSFSYPEGRDVLHQIDLSIDYQQRLGLIGPNGSGKTTLLHLIMGLHRPTEGEVLFKGKKMNGKEELKDLRKSIGLVFQSADDQLFSPTVIEDVAFGPLNLGKPPEEALEISHRTLKDLGLSNLANRVTHRLSGGEKKLVSLATVLSMQPEAMLLDEPTNNLDKEIRKRLIKILNKLDIAYMIISHDWDFLSSTCDSLYMLDQGQIRHGDTTHLHLHRHAHTCGSHPHNHQQS
- a CDS encoding M48 family metalloprotease, with amino-acid sequence MAGQCLIPRKASGFSIGEERDIGEKLLLAVRGEFELLDDPDIVQYLNRLGQQVLAIAGPQYFDYHFFVIKNEQFNAFAAPSGLIFFNSGLIKTVQSEDQLLSVLAHEVGHVVSRHLSRRIAKQGKVTAASLLFGLASLAVGNPALTQGLFTGALAANQTAGLSFSRQDEEQADRLAFGWLKIMGRNPNAMEEMLKSMRRITRYRSEQLPPYLLTHPNPEDRLDYVQSLLELERRKLDAKPYPEDLGSFSFLRFKYRVLSQSIDSEDLRVHCANTLASTEEGVRMAMAHYGLFLLNVKENSFEEAQKHLAVVQNEFPGRDILNVDLSALYIDAGEVDKAVPLLRRMYERDPTDMYCTFKLATAMAMQGRYEEAEKFYLEVAKNIPEYSQVYYELARVKSSQKKRGISTFYLAKYYLYEGRVKYAKQYLHRLEKDAQIPAVMQEEVKAILKRLEELEDA
- the nikR gene encoding nickel-responsive transcriptional regulator NikR codes for the protein MLKRFSVSLEEHLLDQFDDYISRHRYSNRSEAIRDLIRNKLVNEKWQQDSEVVGVVTLVYDHHQAQLQERITEIQHDYYRLITSTTHVHMDHHNCLEVTIVKGNAFAVQELAENMIALRGVKSGNLTMSSTGGDLH
- the lpxC gene encoding UDP-3-O-acyl-N-acetylglucosamine deacetylase is translated as MSINIKAHQHTLRRSVTCQGIGLHTGRQVKMTIKPAGENQGICFYRSDLTNKPAIPARMEQIVDTTLATTISNGLEKISTTEHLMAALHGAGIDNATIDIDSHEVPIMDGSAGPFIHLLKKGGLKKQRALRKVLRITKPISLTDGDKSIRIEPYKGFKISGTIKFGDNDLLSEQSYSAELTPERFINEIAEARTFGFVEQVEELWRNGLALGGTLQNVIAIHWDRKSVLNEDGLRFEDEFIRHKMLDLVGDLALLGSPVLGHVIANRSGHGLHHLLMQTIIDNPDCWEYVKFHKRGSILQPVVQGNKVPKGNKKPSYIPGILLPPLPQQVCMAA
- a CDS encoding DUF296 domain-containing protein; this translates as MEYRTGSIGRVLTIRFDHGEDFLAGLREVILREKIHSAWFQVIGALDKAGVVIGPKEPVIPPDPIWQDVDGVSELVGCGSVHMDGEEPKIHMHGVLGEHGKTLTGCIRRDSRVYLVLEVVVFELLGINAARPWDDTAGISRLIFH